The Elusimicrobiota bacterium genomic sequence AAATGGGGGTTCTCCCCGACCATGCCCCTTTCCTAGTTCAATTAAAGGAAGGCGAGGTGCGGGTGACTCGAGGCGGAGAGGCCGCCCATTACGCGGTGTCCGGAGGGTTCGCCGAGATCAAGGACAACAAGGTCTCGCTTTTCGCCGAGACCGCCGAGATGGCCGAGGCCATAGACGCGGAGCGGGCCCGCCAGGCTTTGGAAAAGGCCAAGGCGGAGAAAGTCCGCAAGGACCTCGATCCCCTCACCTTGGCCGCGGCCGAGGCCGCCATCCGCCGCGCCCAGATCCGCCTCATGGTCTCGGAGCGCCGCAAGCCCCGCCCGAAGTAAGCCGCGGCCAGCGCCTGCGGTGGAATTAATCCTTAACGACGCGGAGCGTTTTTTCGTGAAGCTTTCCGGAATCGAGAGGGTCCTCGAGGGTTATCTCCAGTCGCAGCGTCCTGGTTCGCCCCATCTTGGGAGCTTTTTCCGTGAGTTCCACTACGTAGGCTACCTGGCCCGAGGAGGGCTCCCCCTCGGCCGCGAGGACCTTCAAGCTGAAATAGGGGAAGCTCAAAAGGACCTCTCCGCCATGCCCGGTCGCGTGCTCAAATAACGCCCTTCCCCGCTCGTCCTGAAGAGCCTCGAAAAGAGGCCAGCGCAGCTCCGGCGCGATGGCCCCGAGGTCCACGCCGCGCGAAAGCCACTGCAAAAGGCCCCGGCGGCGTCCTGTCGTGCGGCCAAGGCCCTCGAGGAAAGATTGAGCCTCTGCGAGAGCATCGTTCCGTGGCTCATGAGCAGCGTTTCTGGCAGTCAAGGAGATAATTTTGGCGAGTTCCAGAGCCGCCTTGGGCGTCACGGGGCCTAGCGCGGTGGGAGAGCCGATATCGGCGGCCCCGGCAAAGAAATAGTCGTACTCCACGCCGCCAAATCCCAAAGCGATATCAATAGCCAATTCTCCCGAGTCTTTGGAGAGAATGATGATCTTTATTCCACCGCGCCTGCGCTCGGCCTTTTGGACCGTTAAATGACCCGTTTTAAACCACGGCGGGATGATCGAGGCGTTGGGGGATTTAGGCGCCCCGACGTAGATAATATCGGGCCTTTCCTCCTTGGAATTGGCGTCGAAGAGGGTTTTTAAGGTTTTATGGGCTCCGTTGATGTCCCCGGCGACAAGGGAGGCTTCTAGGGTCCTGGCGGTGTCAATCGGCAGGGGGGTGAGGCTGGAATTCTGCAGCTCTCTCAACGGCACGAGAGCCGCGGCGGCCGCCGGTTGGGCTTCCGGGAACAGCACCACGTTCGAGCCGTGTCGAATGCCGAGGAGGGGGCCAAGGGTGCGCATCTCTCTGGTGATCTTGGCGGCGTGACGCCACCCACTCAGCCTGCTTGGGGCAGGCACGGCCAGGTGTTCTGAAAGCGGAATCATGTCTTCCGCGGTGTTAATTCTCACGACCTTCCCCTGCGATCCAAAACCTGCCTGGGCGGAATGGAGGAAAACAGAGGCGCACAAAGCGAGTGTATGTATCATGAAGAGATGATAACACGGGACAAAACGGAAATATTGGGACGAAAGGCCTAATGATGGCTGGTCTTAAGACCTATGCGGCGCGCCTCGACTTGGCTTGCGGCCGTTGTCATCTCCGGTCGCGAACGACGATTTGGACTGAACGGTCCTGAAGCGAATTTTCGAGCTTTTCCAAGACGGCATCGGCCTCCATGGCCATTTCTTCCAGGGATGGGCCGTAGAAAGTCAGGGCATCCAGGGCTTCTACCGCTTTCTTGACCTTGGCGATTCTGTTTTTCAGGCGTTTCGGATCGCTTCCAGGATCGTTGTCCCGCCGGATGGAGCGCTTGAGAACCCTTTCGGCCATTTTCCTCGCGTCGGGTCCCGCGAAAACGCGGGCCGCATCTAGAAGCGAGGCCATTCGCCCAAGCTCGTCATCCGACAATTTGACTCTCGCGGCGTCGCGTTCGGGGGGGATGGCAATTCCCTAAAGTAGGAGCGTTGATCATGGCCGTGCGCATCCATTGCGCGGCTTCATCGTCCAACCTGTCCAATTGGCGGTACAGCGGATCAAAAACGGCGGGGCCCATGAATTCTTGAAAGTAGAGTTTCCCCCAATAATCCTGGGTATCCGGGGGCA encodes the following:
- a CDS encoding F0F1 ATP synthase subunit epsilon: MAKTIALELVTPEKVALQAEVDFVVLPAMEGEMGVLPDHAPFLVQLKEGEVRVTRGGEAAHYAVSGGFAEIKDNKVSLFAETAEMAEAIDAERARQALEKAKAEKVRKDLDPLTLAAAEAAIRRAQIRLMVSERRKPRPK